The Salmo salar chromosome ssa04, Ssal_v3.1, whole genome shotgun sequence genomic sequence ttctgcagcattgaaggtccccaagaacacagtggcctccatcattcttaaatggaagaagtttggaaccaccaagactcttcctagagctggccgcccggccaaactgagcaatctggggagaagaaGAACCCAATGATCAATCTGACAgatctctagagttcctctgtggagatgggagaaccttccagaaggacaaccatctctgcagcactccaccaatcaggcctttatggtagagtggccactcctcagtaaaagtcacatgacagcccgcttggagtttgccaaaaggcacctaaagactctcagaccatgagaaacaagattctctggtctgatgaaaccaagattgaactctttggcctgaatgccaagcgtcacgtctggaggaaacctggcaccatccctacggtgaagcatggtggtggcagcatcatgctgtggggatgtttttctgcggtggggactggtagactagtcagggtcgagggaaagatgaacagagaaatgtacagagagatccttgatgaaaacctgctatagagcgctcaggacctcagactggggcgaaggttcaccttccaacaagacaacgacacTAAGTACACAGCCGAGACAACACAGGAGTTGCTTTGGGACAAGACTCAATGTCCTTTAGTGCCCCAGCCAGAGgacagacttgaacccaatctaacatctctggagaggccagaaaatagctgtgcagcaacgctccccatccaacctgacagaacttgagaggatctgcagagaagaatgggagaaactccccaaataaaggtgtgctaagcttgtagcgtcatacccaagaagactcgaggctacaatcactgccaaaggtgtttcaacaaagtactgagtaaagggtctgaacacttatgtaaatgttcatttttataaatttgcaaaaacttctcaaaaagtttttgctttgtcattatggggtattgtgtgtagattgattacatcgtttttttccctcatcaattttagaataatgctgtaacgtaacaaaatgtggaaaaagtcaaggggtctgaatactttccgaatgcagtgtacaTGATTACATGTACTGTATTTCATTCTCCTCATTGTACTGTATTTACTGTAATGAACTGTATTTCATTCTCCTCATTGTACTGTATTTACTGTAATGAACTGTATTTCATTCTCCTCATTGTACTGTATTTACTGTAATGAACTGTATTTCATTCCCCTCATTGTACTGTATTTACTGTAATGAACTGTATTTCATTCTCATTGTACTGTAATGAACTGTATTTCATTCCCCTCATTGTACTGTATTTACTGTAATGAACTGTATTTCATTCTCCTCATTGTACTGTATTTACTGTAATGAACTGTATTTCATTCCCCTCATTGTACTGTATTTACTGACATGCTGTACCACTATAGTGCTTTGGCAATAGCTACTAATTGTACTTTGAGCCAGAGACTGAAATGTCTTGGTCATTCCACTACTTTTTGACTCCTTCAGGGGACAAACAATGTCCCTCCTCAAAaatcacacagacaaacacatcaCAGGAAAGAGGTTTGACAGGAAatcaaaccaaaaaaaaaaaaaaattcacaatGACAACTTCCTTTCCAGAATCGTTTAATATTTGACAGAACAGTATTTTTTCCGTCATGGTGTAAAGCCAGTGTTGTACACCCAAGACGAAACCATCATCGACATATAGTGCTCTGTATAGCTGATGACCAAGGAGTTATACTCTGCAGGGTAACTTTATTCAGACAATTATAGCAAGGACTCCAGGCTGACTGAAGACCTTGATTATTACAATGTTTGTGCAGGGCTGTACTGAAACCCTGCACTTccagtagttctccaggaacctTGGTTCAGTTCTATAGATCACATACACTCAAGATGGCAGCTGAGAGTCCTGtgtggtcagggtggatgggggcAGTCGGCTGGCGGAGAGAGGGACATCACTGGTAGGAGCTGGGACTGACTGAAGCTGTACTGGAGCTTTGGTTAGGGCCTGAGTTTAGGGCCtggggttagggtggggttaggggtgggggtggggtggagttagggctggggttagggctgggggtggggttaggggtgggggtggggtggagttagggctggggttagggctgggcctggggttagggctgggggtgGGGTTAGGGCCTGAGTTTAGGGCCTGGggtggggttagggctgggggtgGGGCTAGGGCTGGGGGGTGGGGCTAGGGGTGGGGCTAGGgctaggggtgggggtggggctaGGGCTGGGGGTGGGGCTAGGGCTGGggctagggctggggctggggttaggggtggggttagggctgggggtgGGGTTAtggctggggttagggctgggggtgGGGCTAGGGgcggggttagggctgggggtagactaggggtggggttagggctgggggtgGATCTCTGTGTTACCATAGGAACCTCTACTGTAGGCGCTGGTGTCGCCTCTTCAGGCACCAGATGTGTAAATGTGGGCGGAACTAACATTCCTGGTGCCTGGTTATCTACTATGGTGGGGACCACTTGGTGCTGCACTAGGAGAAGCAGTGACCGTGGATTGATCACATTTAACAGGGGACGACTCTAAAACTGGGCCTGAAGTCAGCCTGGTGAGCCCTACTCCACTCACagcctgggagagagaggaaagcacCAGTGGTTCTGGTTCTGGAGTGGCGGGTGAGGCAGCTGGACCCAGATCTGCAGAGAAATCTAAAACAGCAGGCTTTAAGACCGATGCAGCCATCACTGATACCTCTGAAGCCATCACAGCCTCACCTGTCCCCAAGGCAGAAGCGGAGGTTTTACCCCCGGTCGAGACTATAGGTAGACCTCGATCAGCCAAGTTAGTCGTCCCCTCCAGCGCACCTACAGCCTCAGCCTCTGCTGTGACCAGCTCAGCGTTCTTCTTCTCCATCTCAGCCATGCGGCGTTGCACCATCCCAGGCATCAGGTTGACATAGGTCCCCATCAGACGGTGGTTAGAGCGGATCAACTTCCCGGCACAGCTGTCTGCACAGCGCTCCTAGAGGACGGGAGGATTAAAACACAGGCCAGGTGTTTTAAATCACATCTCATTATAAATACTGGGGTTCAATGGTTTGGTCCTTCAGTATcaaaaggctgcactgaaatagAACAGTACATCTCCCACAATCTTATTGTTATTCAATATCTTTCAACCAAtcgtcagtcatttgtgtcagtgctgtAGATGtcgagtgcccttctctataaagcgtggtgaaagtctgttgttcatttgtttacagagaaacagcattgtatttggtcaaacactacTTGTTCCAACAGTTTTCTAaaagctggcagcaagctgataggtctgctgttagaaccagtaaagacTGATTTACCACTATTGGTTAGAGGtgttactttggcttccctccggGCCTGAGGACAAAAGGCTTCCCTCCGGGCCTGAGGACAAAAGGCTTCCCTCCGGGCCTGAGGACAAAAGGCTTCCCTCCGGACCAGAGGACAAAGGCTTCCCTCCGGGCCTGAGGACAAAAGGCTTCCCTCCGGACCAGAGGATAAAGGCTTCCCTCCgggcctgaggacaaaggcttCCCTCAGGCCCCCAagaaaggtccccaagaaagtagacctctctgtttacatcacatacactatgaagcatttcacacatattatttaggtactgactgttagcacttggtggccaatagcaacaccccaaaagaaaaggctttcgatgtgccaagtgaacctgcaaccacaacacttcaataacactggacataagatcttctctaagcattacaggggtgtggctctgaatatatatacagcatgaccaaaagtatgtggacacctgctcgttgaacatctcatccCAAAaacatggtcattaatatggagttggtcccccctttgctgctataacagcctcctctcttctgggaaggctttccactagatgttggaacattgctgctataacagcctccactcttctgggaaggctttccactagatgttggaacattgctgctataacagcctccactcttctgggaaggctttccactagatgttggaacattgctgaggggacttgcttccgttcagccataagagcattagtgaggttgggcactgatgttgggtgctccagagctctcaggacctcagacaggggacgaaggttcaccttccaacaggacaacgatcttaaacacagccaagacaacacaggagtggcttcgggacaagtctctgaatgtccagacttgaacccaatcaaatactctggagagacctgaaaatagctgtgcagcaacgcttctcatccaacctgacagagcttgagaggatctgcagagaagaatgggagaaactccccaaatacaggtgtaccaagcttgtagcgtcacccAGGAAGACTTGAGGCTACAATCActgccagaggtgcttcaacaaagtactgagtaaagggtcttaacacttatgtaaatgtcaattTTCAGTTTTACAGCCATGTAATGTGCcaggcctcacacacacacacacacacacacacacacacacacacacacacacacacacacacacacacacacacacccaatgtGCCCGACCTCACCTCGTCCATGGTGAGACTTCTGTAGTTGAAGTTACTGGTGCATCTCTGGAAACAGATCTCTGTCATACGGTTGTAGACCATCAGAAAGTCCCGTAGCTAAAACAACCAAACATAAGATCAACACAAAATGCCTCGTCTTGGGAGTCATCTCATGGCTACATTTATAACATGTCCGTGGATAAAAGCATGATCACATGAGATGAACTTACGTTTCGTATTTGTGCTTCGGGCTCCATGGTGTAACGTCCTGTCAAAGCGGCTAGTTAGCTTAGCTAGCTACGTTCAATGTGTTAGCGTTGAAATTATCTTGCCAGCCTCTATCGTTTGTAATTGAACTGAAAAGACGCCTCCACACGATGTGCAGTTCATGTATGAATAAGTAAAaaacatataataataataataataataattacaatgAAGAGAACATACGACTGAAAATAATCACGTTGCTATGGCAGAATGGAGTAGGTTGACTTTCAGGTTAGTGCTATTCGGGATCCTTAGGACGtaccttcttcttctgtggtgttaCGCCGGTCCGCAAACCGACGTTaaaggtgcatgccgccacctactgtatagGTAATGAAcgagaaaaaaaactaaaatccattgtgggaaaggggggggggacaacaaatacaatacaaaaaataaaatacatcttTATTAAACCCATCCCACTCCTTCAGTCATAGTCCAGATCACATCCCTATACAGACTCAGGGGCCTGTGATGAAGGACTCCCCAATAAACGTTCAGCCACACCCACAATTCCTATTTTCTTCTATTTTCCTCTCTGCTATGTGCAGTTTATAACCAATGCAATAAACTATACAAAAGTCCGCCTTTTTAACATGTCAGGATCCTGTTGGCGAGGAACATTTCCTGATGTCTCTAATCCTACTACCATGGTTTGTTCAACGTTCCTCCCTTCTTCCACTCTTCTCACCGCCTCCGGATAGGAGACAAgctggacagcccttattctcacCACCTCTGGATAGGAGACAAgctggacagcccttattctcacTGCCTCTGGATAGGAgaggtcagccagtcagtcagtcagccagtcagt encodes the following:
- the timm10b gene encoding mitochondrial import inner membrane translocase subunit Tim10 B, which produces MEPEAQIRNLRDFLMVYNRMTEICFQRCTSNFNYRSLTMDEERCADSCAGKLIRSNHRLMGTYVNLMPGMVQRRMAEMEKKNAELVTAEAEAVGALEGTTNLADRGLPIVSTGGKTSASALGTGEAVMASEVSVMAASVLKPAVLDFSADLGPAASPATPEPEPLVLSSLSQAVSGVGLTRLTSGPVLESSPVKCDQSTVTASPSAAPSGPHHSR